CCGACCCCATCGAGGTCTTCTGGGTCGACCGGGCCGCACACGGCACGGCGGGCCGGCTGGGGCTGACCTTCGCGCCGGGCAAGAAGGGCGCCGGGGCTGCCACCGGCGCGACGTGGGACCGCGACCTGGCGACGGACCTCGACCGCCTGCGCCACCACCACGGCGTCGACCTGCTCGTGTCCCTGATGGAGGGCTTCGAGTACCGCCTGCTCGGCGTACCCGACCTCCTCGACGAGGCCCGCGCCCGCGGCATCGAGGTCCTCCGGCTGCCGATCGTGGACGGCAGCGTGCCGCGGCCGGGCGACCTGCCCGAGGTGCGCGAGCTGGTGCGGTCCGTCCGCGAGGCGATGCTGGCCGGGCGCACCGCCGTCATCCACTGCCGCGGGGGTCAGGGGCGCACGGGCACCATCGCGGCGCTGGTGGTGGCCACGTTCGGCCACGAGCCGCGCGAGGCCATCGGCATCGTGCGCGAGGCGCAGCCCTGGGCGGTGGAGAACCCCCTGCAGGAGAGGTACGTCGAGGAGACGGCGCCGCTGCTGCGAGCGCTCCCCGGCGAAGCTCGCTAGGCGGGTCGGGTCGCCCCGCCCCGACGACGCGGCGCGGGACGCCGGCTCGCGCCGCCGCGCCCGTCCGCGACGTTCTAGCTGCGCAGCGCCAGCGGCGTGATGGGCCTGAACATGCCGGTCTTCGTCATGTCGCGCACCAGTTCGAAGCGCTCGAGGGCGGCGATCGGGTCAACGTCGTCGAGGTTCGAGAAGTCGATCGCCTGCCAGCCCGGCCTGTCGACCCTGACGCTCAGCAGGTAGTCGTCGCGCACCTGGCCCGTTGCGGGGTCGGGCCGCTGCGTGTAGCCGCTGGCGATGACCTCCTCCGCGGCGGGGAGCGCGTGGAAGGCCTCGCCGACGGCGCGGAAGACGATCGCGTGGACGAAGCGCATGTACTCCTTGCGCACCTGCGTGGACGACCTCTTCTTGACGTTCAGCTTGTACCGGGACGCCGACACCTCGGCCCTCATGGTCGGCATGTCCTCGACCTCGGGGAGGTCGATGTCGAGCGCGATCGACCTGCCGCCCCGCGCCAGCCCGTACGACAGCTCGGTCTCCCTGGGCCAGTCGAGGTCGGCCAGCCGCTCCTCGAACACGCGCTCCATGACGCTCACGTCCGTGTGCAGCCCGTCTTCGAGCTCGCGGCGGCGCGCCGCCTCCCGCGCCTCGTGCTCCTCCTTGGCCCGCTCCCAGGCCGCCAGCTCGGCGCGCCAGGCGTCCTCCGCGGCGCGGTTCTCCTCCTCGATGCGAGCCCGCCGGCCGGGCAGCAGACGGTCGAGCGGACCGAGCTGCTTGAGCGGCGGCCTCGGCGGGCGAGGCGTGGTGAAGGGGCGCGGTCGGTACTCGACGTGCTCCCGCGGCGACGGGGTGGCGAGGTGCGTATCGAGGATCTCGTCGATGCCGGCGTTGACCTTCTCGCACTGCTCGGCCAGGAACCGCCTGAGCTCGGCGTCGTGGTCCTG
Above is a genomic segment from Trueperaceae bacterium containing:
- a CDS encoding DUF4236 domain-containing protein; the protein is MGLRFQRRIRLAKGVHLNLSKSGVGISIGPRGAKFGFGPRGVHYSIGIPGTGISYRKRYSYPTGSVGRRRGPSGSPGPLAGGVEDVAIRLVLDEDGWLRLELPDGTPLPPRLARQVKQDHDAELRRFLAEQCEKVNAGIDEILDTHLATPSPREHVEYRPRPFTTPRPPRPPLKQLGPLDRLLPGRRARIEEENRAAEDAWRAELAAWERAKEEHEAREAARRRELEDGLHTDVSVMERVFEERLADLDWPRETELSYGLARGGRSIALDIDLPEVEDMPTMRAEVSASRYKLNVKKRSSTQVRKEYMRFVHAIVFRAVGEAFHALPAAEEVIASGYTQRPDPATGQVRDDYLLSVRVDRPGWQAIDFSNLDDVDPIAALERFELVRDMTKTGMFRPITPLALRS
- a CDS encoding cyclin-dependent kinase inhibitor 3 family protein, encoding MPLQRRTSESDPIEVFWVDRAAHGTAGRLGLTFAPGKKGAGAATGATWDRDLATDLDRLRHHHGVDLLVSLMEGFEYRLLGVPDLLDEARARGIEVLRLPIVDGSVPRPGDLPEVRELVRSVREAMLAGRTAVIHCRGGQGRTGTIAALVVATFGHEPREAIGIVREAQPWAVENPLQERYVEETAPLLRALPGEAR